In one Leptogranulimonas caecicola genomic region, the following are encoded:
- a CDS encoding lipid II:glycine glycyltransferase FemX, whose product MLHATEVSAAQLDQEAESLGLVLPIEQTAVWMEYESTIPDRAYWGSYIIYDDEAPMALVSFMDYKTHGYHYLRAHHGPVYVSGPSEEQEEQVAQLLRSLVRKKDSKVAFIRMGILHDIPQSRPVLSTRPYDTTVFIDLADGDEDEILARFKARGRRDVRKALRETGAQVIDETAQATQDFSEYYKIMEETGERDGFTPAPLADYQNMLEILGPDHARLFASRIDGDLISWSIDTIQGNLATRYYAASRRGPMRGVPDQEVYESSVALGKLGCTSRDLMGIGSDFSPTLLDLNKFKTKFSNETVAVAPDRDLPVKDLFYKGLVTVKHLRDGKEA is encoded by the coding sequence ATGTTACATGCCACTGAGGTGAGCGCAGCCCAGCTGGACCAGGAAGCTGAGTCCTTGGGTCTTGTGCTCCCCATCGAGCAAACCGCAGTATGGATGGAGTACGAGAGCACCATCCCCGACCGCGCCTATTGGGGCTCTTACATTATTTATGATGACGAAGCCCCCATGGCCTTGGTCTCTTTTATGGATTACAAAACCCACGGCTACCACTATCTGCGCGCCCACCATGGACCCGTCTATGTGTCTGGACCCAGCGAGGAGCAGGAAGAGCAGGTAGCCCAGCTGCTTCGCAGCCTGGTACGCAAAAAGGATTCCAAGGTGGCCTTCATCCGCATGGGCATCCTGCACGACATCCCACAGAGCCGCCCGGTGCTCTCCACCCGCCCCTATGACACCACGGTGTTCATCGATCTAGCCGACGGCGACGAGGATGAGATCCTCGCTCGCTTCAAGGCCCGCGGCCGCCGCGACGTGCGCAAGGCGCTGCGCGAGACCGGAGCCCAGGTCATAGATGAAACCGCCCAGGCTACTCAGGACTTCTCCGAGTACTACAAGATCATGGAGGAGACCGGCGAGCGCGACGGGTTCACCCCCGCGCCCCTGGCCGATTACCAGAACATGCTGGAGATCCTGGGACCCGATCATGCTCGCCTCTTTGCTTCGCGCATCGACGGCGACCTCATCAGCTGGTCCATCGACACCATCCAGGGCAACCTGGCCACCCGCTACTATGCCGCCAGCCGCCGCGGACCCATGCGCGGCGTGCCCGACCAGGAGGTCTACGAGAGCTCTGTGGCCCTAGGTAAGCTGGGTTGCACCAGCCGCGACCTCATGGGCATCGGATCCGACTTCTCCCCTACCTTACTCGACCTCAACAAGTTCAAGACCAAGTTCTCCAACGAGACCGTGGCCGTAGCCCCCGACCGCGATCTGCCCGTGAAAGACCTCTTCTACAAAGGTCTGGTGACCGTCAAGCATTTGAGGGACGGCAAAGAGGCCTAA
- the uvrC gene encoding excinuclease ABC subunit UvrC, with amino-acid sequence MDLTQQNPASHASGPREPQGVHDSASKSDSLQVATPGSSHQPPSLAEQVAQVPRDPGCYLWKDAWGHVLYVGKAKDLRARMRQYINGEDERPRIRLMMREVSSFDYLVVGSEHEALVLEINLIQQHKPPYNVALKDDKSYPFIAITESDAYPAIKYTRERHRKGTRYFGPYTDSRAARETVDIVRKLCPLCSANCAEWKKVKRMLASHDNHVDEVRELLAAKGRQCFDAHVGRGPGVCIGAVSPEEYAENVGVVTEFLSGHRAKLASTIAQEMEGAAANLDFEKAGRYKRRLETLAHLDTKQQVYFAKDVDADVVGIWREETIAGACIFSVREGRMVRSCEFILDRGMDVDEDEIVRSFLQRYYAQTDDVPGLVDVPALPDDPEAQEIWLSTLKGGKVHLRVPQRGEHKRILEMAARNARHALMRYEMRTGYEDDRANRALLELESALALPEPPLRIECFDISTIHGSHTVASMVVFTNGRPDKSQYRRFKIKTPLTEANDVLSMAEVLGRRYAPERMADARFGAKPDLLILDGGKPQLNAAKRQLESLGLAIPMAGLAKSDEELFVTWDDAPVVLPSGSPSLYLVKRVRDEAHRFAITYHRELRDKAMTASILDEIEGVGPKRKKALLKAFGSMKQLRQATEEQIAATPGIPEAVARDVYGALRAWDEELGRTRSNAELPDAASDKAR; translated from the coding sequence ATGGATCTTACCCAGCAAAACCCGGCTTCCCATGCCTCTGGGCCCCGCGAGCCTCAGGGCGTCCACGACAGTGCCAGCAAAAGCGATTCTCTGCAGGTGGCCACGCCTGGCTCCTCTCATCAGCCCCCCTCGCTGGCAGAGCAGGTGGCCCAAGTACCCAGAGATCCCGGTTGCTACCTATGGAAAGACGCCTGGGGCCATGTGCTCTACGTAGGCAAAGCCAAAGATTTGCGGGCACGTATGCGTCAATACATCAACGGCGAGGATGAGCGCCCTCGCATCCGCCTGATGATGCGCGAGGTGTCCAGCTTCGACTATCTGGTGGTGGGCAGCGAGCATGAGGCCTTGGTGTTGGAGATCAACCTCATCCAGCAGCACAAGCCTCCCTATAACGTGGCCCTGAAGGACGATAAAAGCTACCCCTTCATCGCCATCACCGAGTCCGACGCCTACCCGGCCATCAAGTACACCCGCGAGCGCCATCGCAAAGGAACCCGCTACTTTGGCCCCTACACCGATTCGCGGGCGGCACGCGAGACCGTAGACATTGTGCGCAAGCTATGTCCGCTTTGCTCGGCCAACTGTGCCGAATGGAAAAAGGTCAAGCGCATGCTGGCTTCCCACGACAACCATGTGGACGAGGTGCGCGAGCTTTTGGCCGCCAAAGGGCGCCAGTGCTTCGACGCCCATGTGGGTCGTGGCCCCGGTGTGTGCATTGGCGCTGTGAGCCCTGAGGAGTACGCAGAAAACGTGGGGGTGGTCACCGAGTTTCTCTCGGGCCATCGCGCGAAGTTGGCTTCCACCATCGCCCAGGAGATGGAGGGGGCCGCTGCCAACCTAGACTTCGAAAAGGCCGGGCGCTACAAGCGGCGCCTGGAGACACTGGCCCATCTGGACACCAAGCAGCAGGTCTACTTTGCCAAAGACGTGGATGCCGACGTGGTGGGCATCTGGCGCGAGGAGACGATAGCTGGGGCCTGCATCTTCTCTGTCCGAGAAGGGCGCATGGTGAGAAGCTGCGAGTTTATCCTGGATCGCGGCATGGACGTGGACGAAGACGAGATCGTGCGCTCCTTCTTGCAGCGCTATTACGCCCAGACAGATGACGTGCCCGGATTGGTGGATGTGCCCGCCTTGCCCGACGACCCTGAAGCCCAGGAAATCTGGCTCTCAACCCTCAAAGGGGGCAAAGTGCATCTGCGGGTGCCCCAGCGAGGGGAGCATAAGCGCATCTTGGAGATGGCCGCGCGCAATGCCCGCCACGCCCTCATGCGCTACGAGATGCGTACAGGCTACGAGGATGACAGAGCCAACAGGGCCCTGTTGGAGCTGGAGAGCGCGCTGGCGCTGCCGGAACCCCCGCTGCGCATCGAATGCTTCGACATCTCCACCATCCATGGGTCCCATACGGTGGCTTCTATGGTGGTCTTCACCAACGGTCGGCCCGATAAGAGCCAGTATCGCCGCTTCAAGATCAAGACGCCCCTCACTGAGGCAAACGACGTGCTCTCCATGGCCGAGGTGCTGGGTCGCCGCTATGCCCCCGAGCGCATGGCCGATGCGCGTTTTGGCGCAAAGCCCGACCTGCTCATCTTGGACGGCGGCAAACCTCAGCTCAATGCGGCCAAGCGCCAGTTGGAATCGCTGGGGCTTGCCATCCCCATGGCAGGCCTTGCCAAGTCAGACGAGGAGCTCTTTGTGACCTGGGACGACGCCCCGGTGGTGCTTCCTTCGGGATCGCCCTCGCTTTACCTGGTGAAGCGGGTGCGTGACGAGGCCCACCGCTTCGCCATCACCTATCACCGGGAGCTGCGAGACAAAGCCATGACGGCCTCAATCTTGGACGAGATTGAAGGCGTGGGGCCAAAACGCAAGAAAGCCCTGCTCAAAGCCTTTGGCTCCATGAAGCAGTTGCGCCAAGCCACAGAGGAGCAGATCGCCGCCACCCCTGGCATCCCAGAGGCGGTGGCCCGCGATGTCTACGGGGCCCTTAGGGCGTGGGACGAGGAGCTGGGCCGCACCCGCTCCAACGCAGAGCTTCCAGATGCTGCCTCTGATAAGGCCCGTTGA
- the rapZ gene encoding RNase adapter RapZ, producing the protein METPDVVIITGMSGAGRTEAMHTFEDLGYYVIDNLPPSMLLQLARIVGIDTGVGRHLAVVCDLRSQGLFDELKDGIQELHDHEISTKLIFLDASDEVLRRRYALSRRRNPIAMEGESNVEAIARERHQLENVRHGADVTIDTSSLRPIELRRRLQGIFSELEEQQLMDVRVFSFGFKYGMPQEADLMIDVRFLPNPYWDPQMRALTGEDEKVRDFVLEHAQTKAFFSAWTHLLDAVMPGYVAEGKSSLSIAVGCSGGQHRSVALAAATARYLEDEGYRVSLFHRDLPRAQRG; encoded by the coding sequence GTGGAGACCCCCGATGTGGTGATCATCACCGGCATGAGCGGCGCGGGACGCACGGAGGCCATGCACACCTTCGAGGACCTGGGCTATTACGTCATCGACAACCTGCCGCCCTCCATGCTGCTGCAGCTGGCGCGCATCGTAGGCATCGATACCGGCGTGGGCCGCCACCTGGCCGTGGTCTGCGACCTTCGAAGCCAGGGGCTCTTCGACGAGCTCAAAGACGGCATTCAAGAGCTGCACGACCACGAGATATCCACCAAGCTCATCTTTTTGGACGCCTCTGACGAGGTCTTGCGGCGCCGCTATGCCCTGTCGCGCCGGCGCAACCCCATCGCCATGGAGGGGGAGTCGAACGTCGAGGCTATCGCCCGCGAGCGCCATCAGCTAGAAAACGTGCGCCACGGGGCCGATGTCACCATCGACACCTCCTCGTTGCGCCCCATCGAGCTTCGCCGCCGCCTCCAAGGCATCTTCTCTGAGCTGGAAGAGCAGCAGCTTATGGATGTGCGCGTCTTCTCCTTTGGCTTCAAGTACGGGATGCCCCAAGAGGCAGACCTCATGATCGACGTGCGCTTTTTGCCAAACCCCTACTGGGACCCCCAGATGCGCGCCCTCACAGGAGAGGATGAAAAGGTTCGAGACTTTGTGTTGGAGCACGCTCAGACCAAGGCGTTCTTCTCGGCCTGGACCCACTTGCTCGATGCCGTGATGCCTGGCTATGTGGCCGAGGGCAAAAGCTCGCTCTCCATCGCCGTGGGGTGCTCGGGCGGCCAGCATCGCTCGGTGGCCCTCGCGGCTGCCACGGCCCGCTACCTGGAGGACGAGGGCTATCGGGTGAGCCTCTTCCATCGCGATCTGCCCCGGGCGCAAAGGGGCTGA
- the whiA gene encoding DNA-binding protein WhiA: protein MSFTAEVKDELSRIEDPSRSCRVAELSALMRVCGTLSFHGSGTHSLRVTTETGAVARTVIRLAHSVFDLDTSLTVRRSVLHKTRNYLIEVPDQPKLEGALVELGILVPGQGLVSGIPPFVVPQAADKAAFLRGAFMAGGFIADPRGDFHLEMAVSGEGLAQGLIDLCAVCGVTARLNRRRGAFAIYLKSFDDIARFLLVVGAARTARAVGNVRHLKSVKNTVNRSVNAEMANARRASGAAAEQLALIDRIEAGPGLDTLPPALAAFCKLRRAYPNLPLADLGRKAYPPLSKSALYHRVVRLEAIDKEWAASHTSLSQ from the coding sequence ATGTCGTTCACCGCCGAGGTCAAAGACGAGCTCTCCCGCATAGAAGACCCTTCGCGCTCCTGCCGCGTCGCCGAGCTCTCGGCCCTGATGCGCGTCTGCGGCACCCTGTCCTTCCATGGATCGGGCACCCACTCCTTGCGCGTCACCACCGAGACCGGAGCAGTGGCCCGCACGGTGATCCGGCTGGCCCATTCGGTCTTCGACTTGGACACCTCGCTCACAGTGCGTCGCTCGGTGCTTCACAAAACCCGGAACTACCTCATCGAGGTTCCCGATCAGCCCAAGCTGGAGGGCGCGCTGGTGGAGCTGGGCATCTTGGTTCCCGGCCAGGGACTGGTCTCAGGCATCCCGCCCTTTGTGGTGCCCCAGGCTGCCGATAAGGCCGCCTTCCTTCGTGGGGCGTTCATGGCTGGCGGGTTTATCGCTGACCCCCGGGGAGACTTTCATCTGGAGATGGCGGTCTCAGGGGAGGGGCTTGCCCAAGGGCTCATCGATCTGTGTGCCGTCTGCGGGGTCACAGCGAGGCTCAACCGCCGCCGCGGCGCTTTTGCCATCTATCTTAAGAGCTTCGACGACATCGCCCGCTTCCTCTTGGTGGTTGGCGCTGCCCGCACTGCCCGGGCGGTGGGCAACGTGCGCCATTTGAAGTCGGTGAAGAACACGGTAAATCGTTCGGTCAATGCCGAGATGGCCAATGCTCGACGCGCCTCGGGTGCGGCTGCAGAGCAGCTGGCCCTCATCGACCGCATCGAGGCAGGACCTGGCTTGGATACTCTTCCGCCCGCACTGGCCGCTTTCTGCAAGCTGCGTCGGGCCTATCCAAATCTGCCCTTAGCAGATTTGGGCCGCAAAGCCTACCCGCCACTTTCAAAATCTGCGCTCTATCATCGTGTGGTCAGGCTTGAGGCCATCGATAAAGAGTGGGCGGCCTCTCACACCAGTCTCTCTCAATGA